From one Salvelinus sp. IW2-2015 linkage group LG11, ASM291031v2, whole genome shotgun sequence genomic stretch:
- the LOC111970711 gene encoding probable G-protein coupled receptor: protein MEHSGSPLTPNLSDTTANDSLGWGLGSPFASAPSKQLSTLPNAQTRFKDLSGILFMVTLNVVALLANTAVLVVVVKAPHLRKFVFVCHLCAVDLLCAVLLMPLGIVSNSPYFASVVFTVLECQVYVFLNVFLIAASIFTITAISVERYYYIVHPMRYEVKMTLKLATAVMVLVWVASGLLGLATVFGWPSYSSLSSISAAHCSLHWSHSGHRRAFSVLFTVACFCLPAAVIFAVYSNVYKVARMAARQHGPLPSWTASXPKHRSDSISSQTTIITTRSAPRRLHHHRPFGGCKAALTLVVIVGQFLLCWLPYFSFHLHLTINNQPKIPADLEKAVTWLAFSSFTVNPFFYGLLNRQIREELCKLRRCYSVRPVELAISSSHEGSAHENFLQFLQRTSCTVETRASFTCTSSPRNTLDQTGQQTAGFRIPGQIPEDFS from the exons ATGGAACACTCTGGTTCACCTCTGACCCCCAACCTCAGTGATACTACAGCCAATGACAGCCTGGGGTGGGGGCTGGGGTCGCCCTTCGCCTCGGCCCCTAGCAAACAGCTGAGCACCTTGCCCAACGCCCAGACCCGCTTCAAGGACCTGTCAGGGATATTGTTCATGGTGACCCTGAACGTGGTGGCCCTTCTGGCTAACACAGccgtgctggtggtggtggtcaaGGCCCCGCACCTCAG GAAGTTTGTCTTTGTGTGCCACCTGTGTGCGGTGGACCTGCTATGTGCCGTACTGCTCATGCCCCTGGGCATTGTGTCCAACTCGCCGTACTTCGCCAGCGTGGTGTTCACAGTGCTGGAGTGCCAGGTGTACGTCTTCCTCAACGTGTTCCTCATCGCAG CCTCCATCTTCACCATCACGGCCATCAGCGTGGAGCGTTACTACTACATTGTCCACCCCATGCGCTATGAGGTGAAGATGACCCTGAAGCTGGCCACAGCRGTCATGGTCCTGGTCTGGGTGGCCTCAGGCCTGCTGGGGCTGGCCACTGTGTTCGGCTGGCCCAGCTACAGCAGCCTGAGCTCCATCAGTGCCGCCCACTGCTCCCTGCACTGGAGCCACAGCGGCCACCGCCGGgccttctctgtcctcttcacAGTGGCCTgtttctgcctgcctgctgcggTCATCTTCGCTGTGTACAGTAATGTCTATAAAGTGGCCCGCATGGCGGCTAGACAGCATGGACCGTTACCATCCTGGACGGCCAGTCWTCCTAAACACCGCTCTGACTCCATCAGCAGCCAGACCACAATCATCACCACCCGCAGTGCCCCCAGGAGGCTGCACCACCACAGGCCCTTCGGTGGGTGCAAGGCCGCCCTCACCCTGGTGGTCATTGTGGGCCAGTTCCTGCTCTGCTGGCTGCCTTACTTCTCCTTCCACCTGCACCTGACTATCAACAACCAGCCCAAGATCCCCGCCGACCTAGAGAAGGCCGTCACCTGGCTGGCGTTCTCCTCCTTCACCGTCAACCCTTTCTTTTACGGGCTGCTGAACCGCCAGATCAGGGAGGAGCTGTGTAAGCTGCGGCGCTGCTACTCTGTCCGGCCTGTCGAGCTGGCCATATCCAGCAGCCACGAGGGCTCGGCCCACGAGAACTTCCTGCAGTTCCTCCAGAGGACCAGCTGTACGGTGGAGACCAGAGCCAGCTTTACCTGCACATCCAGCCCCAGGAACACCCTGGACCAGACTGGGCAGCAGACGGCTGGCTTCAGGATACCTGGGCAGATACCTGAGGATTTCAGTTAA
- the LOC111970322 gene encoding uncharacterized protein isoform X3 yields MAPKRAATTTHSVSVHTGSSVKMMKIGMDHSLEDFGEGEPITFEEEDDQSPETRTDTITLLMKIDQLQAELKYERRCRQLAERELKQMKEMNDLMTQMRHTAHDLRTVLDHARGQQGNDVNDVVNDAVTPESCEGQSISYADVPVQMSQVVSQEVEQDANYIHLPGGLRVQRNLYKGISEIMDFKKYISAMLMVLFDRETLGTHSLQGRRCNIAKEETQKPQLPPDIMRGLLDHVRIKFGVDYSAIRAAVRTKLNNEDKLLKKRLGIR; encoded by the exons ATGGCACCAAAGCgggcagcaacaacaacacactctGTCAGTGTCCACACAGGCTCTTCTGTCAAAATGATGAAGATTGGCATGGATCATTCTCTGGAGGATTTTGGTGAG GGTGAACCAATCACCTTCGAGGAAGAAGACGATCAAAGTCCTGAAACGAGAACCGACACCATAACTCTCCTGATGAAAATTGATCAGCTCCAAGCAGAACTGAAATATGAGCGCAGATGCAGGCAGCTGGCTGAGAGGGAACTGAAACAGATGAAAG AGATGAATGACCTGATGACCCAGATGAGACACACTGCCCATGACCTGAGGACTGTTCTGGACCATGCCCGGGGGCAGCAGGGGAATGATGTGAACGATGTTGTGAACGACGCTGTCACCCCAGAAAGCTGTGAGGGGCAGAGCATCTCTTATGCGGACGTGCCAGTTCAGATGTCACAGGTGGTGTCACAGGAGGTAGAG CAGGACGCTAACTATATCCACCTCCCCGGGGGTCTGAGAGTGCAGAGGAATCTGTACAAGGGGATCTCAGAGATCATGGACTTCAAGAAGTACATCTCAGCCATGCTGATGGTGCTGTTTGACAGGGAGACGCTGGGCACACACAGTCTGCAGGGCAGGAGGTGTAACATCGCCAAAGAGGAAACCCAGAAACCTCAACTTCCCCCTGACATCATGAGAGGCCTTCTAG ATCACGTGAGGATAAAGTTTGGTGTGGATTACAGTGCGATTCGAGCTGCCGTCAGAACAAAGTTAAATAACGAAGACAAACTGTTGAAGAAGAGACTTGGGATCCGTTAA
- the LOC111970322 gene encoding uncharacterized protein isoform X1, translating to MAPKRAATTTHSVSVHTGSSVKMMKIGMDHSLEDFGEVIEEKYRIPDDGYSPIEGEPITFEEEDDQSPETRTDTITLLMKIDQLQAELKYERRCRQLAERELKQMKEMNDLMTQMRHTAHDLRTVLDHARGQQGNDVNDVVNDAVTPESCEGQSISYADVPVQMSQVVSQEVEQDANYIHLPGGLRVQRNLYKGISEIMDFKKYISAMLMVLFDRETLGTHSLQGRRCNIAKEETQKPQLPPDIMRGLLDHVRIKFGVDYSAIRAAVRTKLNNEDKLLKKRLGIR from the exons ATGGCACCAAAGCgggcagcaacaacaacacactctGTCAGTGTCCACACAGGCTCTTCTGTCAAAATGATGAAGATTGGCATGGATCATTCTCTGGAGGATTTTGGTGAGGTAATAGAGGAGAAGTACAGAATACCAGATGATGGATATTCACCCATAGAG GGTGAACCAATCACCTTCGAGGAAGAAGACGATCAAAGTCCTGAAACGAGAACCGACACCATAACTCTCCTGATGAAAATTGATCAGCTCCAAGCAGAACTGAAATATGAGCGCAGATGCAGGCAGCTGGCTGAGAGGGAACTGAAACAGATGAAAG AGATGAATGACCTGATGACCCAGATGAGACACACTGCCCATGACCTGAGGACTGTTCTGGACCATGCCCGGGGGCAGCAGGGGAATGATGTGAACGATGTTGTGAACGACGCTGTCACCCCAGAAAGCTGTGAGGGGCAGAGCATCTCTTATGCGGACGTGCCAGTTCAGATGTCACAGGTGGTGTCACAGGAGGTAGAG CAGGACGCTAACTATATCCACCTCCCCGGGGGTCTGAGAGTGCAGAGGAATCTGTACAAGGGGATCTCAGAGATCATGGACTTCAAGAAGTACATCTCAGCCATGCTGATGGTGCTGTTTGACAGGGAGACGCTGGGCACACACAGTCTGCAGGGCAGGAGGTGTAACATCGCCAAAGAGGAAACCCAGAAACCTCAACTTCCCCCTGACATCATGAGAGGCCTTCTAG ATCACGTGAGGATAAAGTTTGGTGTGGATTACAGTGCGATTCGAGCTGCCGTCAGAACAAAGTTAAATAACGAAGACAAACTGTTGAAGAAGAGACTTGGGATCCGTTAA
- the LOC111970322 gene encoding uncharacterized protein isoform X2: MAPKRAATTTHSVSVHTGSSVKMMKIGMDHSLEDFGEVIEEKYRIPDDGYSPIEGEPITFEEEDDQSPETRTDTITLLMKIDQLQAELKYERRCRQLAERELKQMKEMNDLMTQMRHTAHDLRTVLDHARGQQGNDVNDVVNDAVTPESCEGQSISYADVPVQMSQVVSQEVEDANYIHLPGGLRVQRNLYKGISEIMDFKKYISAMLMVLFDRETLGTHSLQGRRCNIAKEETQKPQLPPDIMRGLLDHVRIKFGVDYSAIRAAVRTKLNNEDKLLKKRLGIR, from the exons ATGGCACCAAAGCgggcagcaacaacaacacactctGTCAGTGTCCACACAGGCTCTTCTGTCAAAATGATGAAGATTGGCATGGATCATTCTCTGGAGGATTTTGGTGAGGTAATAGAGGAGAAGTACAGAATACCAGATGATGGATATTCACCCATAGAG GGTGAACCAATCACCTTCGAGGAAGAAGACGATCAAAGTCCTGAAACGAGAACCGACACCATAACTCTCCTGATGAAAATTGATCAGCTCCAAGCAGAACTGAAATATGAGCGCAGATGCAGGCAGCTGGCTGAGAGGGAACTGAAACAGATGAAAG AGATGAATGACCTGATGACCCAGATGAGACACACTGCCCATGACCTGAGGACTGTTCTGGACCATGCCCGGGGGCAGCAGGGGAATGATGTGAACGATGTTGTGAACGACGCTGTCACCCCAGAAAGCTGTGAGGGGCAGAGCATCTCTTATGCGGACGTGCCAGTTCAGATGTCACAGGTGGTGTCACAGGAGGTAGAG GACGCTAACTATATCCACCTCCCCGGGGGTCTGAGAGTGCAGAGGAATCTGTACAAGGGGATCTCAGAGATCATGGACTTCAAGAAGTACATCTCAGCCATGCTGATGGTGCTGTTTGACAGGGAGACGCTGGGCACACACAGTCTGCAGGGCAGGAGGTGTAACATCGCCAAAGAGGAAACCCAGAAACCTCAACTTCCCCCTGACATCATGAGAGGCCTTCTAG ATCACGTGAGGATAAAGTTTGGTGTGGATTACAGTGCGATTCGAGCTGCCGTCAGAACAAAGTTAAATAACGAAGACAAACTGTTGAAGAAGAGACTTGGGATCCGTTAA
- the LOC111970321 gene encoding U3 small nucleolar RNA-interacting protein 2 has translation MSSFFIKKKGPLKVFKKSENSAGSKRKNDGDMGNKLKKKLNAKHNEEISSDSXTEGPAVHRKRRANVEEEFDETPQEKKLRLAKLYLDQLRDEEEKKAEEESFETDLIAGRLQEEVLEQKGKLQRMVAKDLLPPDTSDIRLLRGHKLPVTCLVISPDDKHIFSAAKDCSIIKWDVENGKRLHTIAGGRKGTDDRHVGHTAHVLCISISSDGKYLATGDMNKLIMIWEAATCKHLYKFTGHRGPVSGLSFRRGTHDLYSASHDRSIKVWNVDENAYVETLFGHQDVITGLDSGSRERCVTAGGRDRTVRVWKIAEESQLVFHGHEGSIDCIQLINEEHMITGADDGSVSLWSVNKKKPLSTVKAAHGRHGDSGLEQPYWVAAVAALQNSDTVASGSHNSKVQLWKCGQGFRHLEPLFSIPVTGFVNSLKFSSSGKFLVAGVGQEHRLGRWWRLKEAKNGLYIIPLKRQQPEQEGVQNGEENGV, from the exons ATGTCGTCTTTCTTCATAAAGAAAAAAGGACCTCTAAAGGTTTTCAAAAAGAGCGAGAATTCAGCCGGTTCCAAACGAAAG AATGATGGAGACATGGGAAACAAACTCAAGAAGAAATTAAATGCAAAGCACAATGAAGAAATCTCCAGCGACTCTGAWACTGAAGG CCCTGCAGTGCACAGAAAAAGGAGGGCCAATGTCGAAGAAGAGTTTGATGAGACTCCACAGGAAAAGAAACTACGATTAGCCAAGCTCTACCTTGACCAATTGAGGGATGAGG AAGAAAAGAAAGCAGAGGAAGAGTCTTTTGAGACTGACCTGATAGCTGGAAGACTTCAAGAAGAAGTG CTTGAACAGAAAGGAAAGCTTCAACGGATGGTTGCAAAAGAT CTCCTGCCACCAGACACGTCAGATATTCGTCTGTTGAGAGGCCACAAGCTGCCAGTCACCTGTCTGGTCATTTCTCCTGATGACAAGCACATcttctctgctgccaaagacTGCTCCATCATCAAAT GGGATGTAGAGAATGGTAAGAGACTGCACACAATAGCTGGTGGGAGGAAAGGAACAGATGATCGCCATGTTGGACATACAGCCCATGTACTGTGTATTTCCATATCGTCGGACGGCAAGTACTTGGCAACGGGAGACATGAATAAGTTGATCATGATTTGGGAGGCAGCAACATGTAAACACCTGTACAAGTTCACAGGACATAGAGGCCCTGTGTCG GGCCTGTCCTTCAGGAGGGGRACCCATGACCTGTACAGTGCCTCTCACGACCGCTCCATCAAGGTGTGGAACGTGGACGAAAACGCCTATGTGGAAACCCT ATTTGGTCACCAGGATGTGATCACGGGGCTGGACAGTGGGAGTCGGGAGCGCTGTGTGACTGCAGGGGGGAGGGACCGCACTGTGAGGGTGTGGAAGATTGCCGAGGAGTCCCAGCTAGTGTTCCATGGCCATGA GGGCTCCATTGACTGTATCCAGCTCATTAACGAAGAACACATGATAACAGGTGCTGATGATGG TTCCGTCTCCCTCTGGAGTGTGAACAAGAAGAAGCCCCTCAGCACGGTGAAGGCAGCCCACGGTCGGCATGGCGACTCGGGGCTMGAGCAGCCCTACTGGGTGGCAGCCGTGGCGGCTCTGCAGAACTCTGACACCGTAGCCTCAG GTTCACACAACTCTAAGGTGCAGCTGTGGAAGTGTGGCCAGGGGTTCCGTCACCTGGAGCCTCTCTTCAGCATCCCTGTG aCTGGTTTTGTCAACAGTCTGAAGTTCTCTAGCTCTGGGAAGTTCCTAGTGGCAGGAGTAGGACAGGAGCACAG GCTTGGTCGGTGGTGGAGACTGAAGGAAGCAAAGAACGGACTCTACATTATTCCTCTGAAAAGACAACAGCCAGAGCAGGAAGGGGTCCAGAATGGAGAAGAGAATGGGGTTTAG